The Candidatus Deferrimicrobiaceae bacterium genomic sequence CGACGTCCGCTCGGCCATCGAGACCCTGGTCTACGGCCTCAAGGGGATGGCCGCTTATGCCGACCACGCCTACATCCTGGGGGCGAAGGACGACGAGATCTTCGGCTTCACCGAGAAGGCGCTGGCGGCGACCACCGACCATTCGCTGGGGCTCATGGAATTCGTCGGGCTGATCCTGGAATGCGGCCGCGTCAACCTCAAGACGATGGAAATCCTCTCCAACGCGCACACCGGTCGTTACGGGCACCCGGTTCCGACGCCGGTCAACCTGGGGACGAAGGCGGGCAAGGCGATCCTCGTTTCCGGCCACGACCTGCTCGACCTCGAGGAGTTGCTGAAGCAGACCGAGGGCAAGGGGATCTCCATCTACACGCACGGCGAAATGATCCCGGCGCACGGCTACCCCGGCCTCAAGAAGTACAAGCACCTCGCGGGCAACTACGGCGGCGCGTGGCAGGACCAGGCCAAGGAATTCGCGCAGTTCCCCGGCGCGATCCTGATGACGACCAACTGCATCCAGAAACCGGCGCAGTCTTACATGGACAACATCTTCACCAGCGGGCTGGTCGCGTGGCCCGGTGTGAAGCACATCGCCGACCGCAACTTCGCCCCGGTCATCGCGCGGGCGCTCTCGCTTCCCGGATTTTCCGAGGCGCCGGGGAAGGACATCCTCGTGGGCTTCGGCCACAACGCCGTGCTCGGCGTCGCCGACCAGGTGATCGCGGGCGTCAAGGCGGGCGCGATCAAGCGCTTCTTCCTGATCGGCGGCTGCGATGGCGCCAAGCCGGGCCGCAACTACTTCACCGAGTTTGCGGAGGCCGTGCCCAAGGACTGCGTGATCCTGAC encodes the following:
- the hcp gene encoding hydroxylamine reductase — encoded protein: MGMFCNQCEQAKGGTGCDLVGVCGKKPDVAALQDLLLFALKGISIYADKARSFGARDEAIDLFVIEGLFTMVTNVNFDPERIELVIRKAFEMKEKAKQIYVEAATAKMGAAPPPSRIDAANWVPADDLAGLIAQGEQHGINTQNADPDVRSAIETLVYGLKGMAAYADHAYILGAKDDEIFGFTEKALAATTDHSLGLMEFVGLILECGRVNLKTMEILSNAHTGRYGHPVPTPVNLGTKAGKAILVSGHDLLDLEELLKQTEGKGISIYTHGEMIPAHGYPGLKKYKHLAGNYGGAWQDQAKEFAQFPGAILMTTNCIQKPAQSYMDNIFTSGLVAWPGVKHIADRNFAPVIARALSLPGFSEAPGKDILVGFGHNAVLGVADQVIAGVKAGAIKRFFLIGGCDGAKPGRNYFTEFAEAVPKDCVILTLACGKFRFNKLDFGDIGGIPRLLDVGQCNDAYSAIQIALALAGAFDCGVNDLPLSFILSWYEQKAVVILLTLFHLGVKNIKLGPALPAFITPNVLDFLVANFNIAPIGNAQDDLKQIMGQA